In one Aggregicoccus sp. 17bor-14 genomic region, the following are encoded:
- a CDS encoding lipopolysaccharide assembly protein LapB, translating to MARDKDNIALSDEHNSRGIELADRGWLDEAIKEFKKAIDLDPDSAHAHDNLATVYAEKKLFREALAEYLTALKLEPDSATAHYNLACFLSSHAGEFAVAEYKEAIELDPEYPDAHLNLGLTYADQGRIEEAMKELQTAVELDPADAFPRHELAALLMDEGDYRSAITQLKEVVRLEADNFEAQLDLGICYAQKGFYAEAERAYEKARAISPDDLLLNYNLAALYALWGRRQEALEYLKRAIAADRAKVTGWLASDPMFDALKGEPEYEALL from the coding sequence ATGGCCCGCGACAAGGACAACATCGCGCTCTCCGACGAGCACAACTCCCGGGGGATCGAGCTCGCGGACCGCGGCTGGCTCGACGAGGCGATCAAGGAGTTCAAGAAGGCGATCGACCTCGATCCCGACTCCGCGCACGCCCACGACAACCTGGCGACCGTGTACGCGGAGAAGAAACTCTTCCGCGAGGCGCTCGCCGAGTACCTCACCGCGCTCAAGCTCGAGCCGGACAGCGCCACGGCCCACTACAACCTCGCCTGCTTCCTCTCCAGCCACGCCGGCGAGTTCGCCGTGGCCGAGTACAAGGAGGCCATCGAGCTGGACCCGGAGTACCCGGACGCCCACTTGAACCTCGGCCTCACCTACGCGGACCAGGGGCGCATCGAGGAGGCGATGAAGGAGCTGCAGACCGCGGTGGAGCTGGACCCCGCGGACGCCTTCCCCCGCCACGAGCTCGCGGCCCTGCTGATGGACGAGGGCGACTACCGCTCGGCCATCACCCAGCTGAAGGAAGTGGTGCGCCTGGAGGCGGACAACTTCGAGGCGCAGCTGGACCTGGGCATCTGCTACGCGCAGAAGGGCTTCTACGCCGAGGCGGAGCGCGCCTACGAGAAGGCCCGCGCCATCTCCCCGGACGACCTGCTGCTCAACTACAACCTCGCCGCGCTCTACGCGCTGTGGGGCCGCCGGCAGGAGGCGCTCGAGTACCTCAAGCGCGCCATCGCCGCGGACCGCGCCAAGGTGACCGGCTGGCTCGCCTCGGACCCGATGTTCGACGCCCTCAAGGGCGAGCCCGAGTACGAGGCGCTGCTCTAG
- a CDS encoding glucose-6-phosphate isomerase, which yields MSERQQWERYKKYLCVCEPIGLTLDVSRMGFDDAFLSRMQAPLASAFDAMEALEKGAIANPDEKRRVGHYWLRAPELAPEPGLTRAIQDTVASVRSFAADVHAGRVKPERAARFTQLLVVGIGGSALGPQLVADALGGPQDRMAVHFFDNTDPDGFDRTLGALGERLSETLVLVISKSGGTKETRNGMLEAEAAYKARGLAFGAHAVAVTGEGSELDQVARKGGWLRTFPMWDWVGGRTSVLSAVGLLPAALQGLDIDGLLAGARDTDVLTRSRDALKNPAALLALMWHHAGGGKGAKDMVILPYKDRLLLMSRYLQQLVMESLGKELDLSGKPVMQGIAVYGNKGSTDQHAYVQQLREGVHNFFATFIEVLKDRPAAGMEVEPDITSGDYLLGFLLGTRRALHEKGRESLTLTVRDVSARTVGSLIALYERAVGLYASLVNINAYHQPGVEAGKKAAGAVLALQLKLLAELRRPGAAPRTAEQLAQAVGAPDEVETAFKVLEHLAANPEHGVRREPGASYFEARYRV from the coding sequence CGCGAGCGCCTTCGACGCGATGGAGGCCCTGGAGAAGGGCGCCATCGCGAACCCGGACGAGAAGCGGCGCGTGGGCCACTACTGGCTGCGCGCCCCGGAGCTGGCGCCCGAGCCCGGCCTCACCCGCGCCATCCAGGACACGGTCGCTTCCGTGCGCAGCTTCGCGGCGGACGTGCATGCGGGCCGCGTGAAGCCCGAGCGCGCCGCGCGCTTCACGCAGCTGCTGGTGGTGGGCATCGGCGGCTCGGCGCTGGGCCCGCAGCTGGTGGCGGACGCGCTGGGCGGCCCGCAGGACCGCATGGCCGTGCACTTCTTCGACAACACCGACCCGGACGGCTTCGACCGCACGCTCGGGGCACTGGGCGAGCGCCTCTCGGAGACGCTGGTGCTGGTCATCAGCAAGTCCGGCGGGACGAAGGAGACGCGCAACGGAATGCTGGAGGCCGAGGCCGCGTACAAGGCCCGGGGCCTGGCGTTCGGGGCGCACGCGGTCGCCGTCACCGGCGAGGGCAGCGAGCTGGACCAGGTGGCGCGCAAGGGCGGCTGGCTGCGCACCTTCCCCATGTGGGACTGGGTCGGCGGCCGCACCTCGGTGCTCAGCGCGGTGGGGCTGCTGCCCGCGGCGCTGCAGGGCCTGGACATCGACGGACTGCTCGCGGGCGCGCGGGACACGGACGTGCTCACCCGCTCGCGCGACGCGCTGAAGAACCCGGCCGCCCTGCTCGCCCTCATGTGGCACCACGCGGGCGGCGGGAAGGGCGCGAAGGACATGGTCATCCTGCCCTACAAGGACCGGCTGCTCCTGATGTCGCGCTACCTGCAGCAGCTGGTGATGGAGAGCCTGGGCAAGGAGCTGGACCTCTCCGGCAAGCCGGTGATGCAGGGCATCGCCGTGTACGGCAACAAGGGCTCCACCGACCAGCACGCGTACGTGCAGCAGCTGCGCGAGGGCGTGCACAACTTCTTCGCCACCTTCATCGAGGTGCTGAAGGATCGCCCCGCGGCCGGGATGGAGGTGGAGCCGGACATCACCAGCGGCGACTACCTGCTGGGCTTCCTGCTCGGCACGCGCCGCGCGCTGCACGAGAAGGGGCGCGAGTCGCTCACCCTCACCGTGCGGGACGTGAGCGCGCGCACCGTGGGCAGCCTCATCGCCCTCTACGAGCGCGCGGTGGGCCTCTACGCCTCTCTCGTGAACATCAACGCCTACCACCAGCCGGGCGTGGAGGCGGGCAAGAAGGCGGCGGGCGCCGTGCTCGCGCTGCAGCTCAAGCTGCTCGCCGAGCTGCGCCGCCCGGGCGCAGCCCCGCGCACCGCGGAGCAGCTCGCCCAGGCGGTGGGCGCCCCCGACGAGGTGGAGACGGCCTTCAAGGTGCTCGAGCACCTGGCCGCGAACCCGGAGCACGGCGTGCGCCGCGAGCCGGGCGCCTCCTACTTCGAGGCGCGCTACCGCGTGTAA
- a CDS encoding hemolysin family protein yields the protein MEWVFLGLALLLVVANGFFVATEFAIVKVRSTRLQALADDGRPGAANALKMTERLDAYLSATQFGITLASLGLGWLGEPAFAHLVEPLIARVVPASAAEGLSHSIAVAIGFAIITFLHIVMGELAPKSLAIQRAEAVTLGVALPMRAFYFVFYPGIWLLNGMAGKVLRLFGLEQAGESHEAHNEDELRVILHSSAQAGAITTARAELLERALEMAQKTARQVMVPRSQVRYLDLEESLEKNIADARAAGHTWQPVCRGDMDHVEGMVNAKDLFFLLSRDELRTLAQVQRPVLFVPETATLEQLLSEFRRRRRQMALVVDEHGGTSGLVTLADVVAEVVGDVAELGRRVGEVRVLPGGRLELPGTTQLDDLEDRLDVSFELDEDEEGEVTTIGGYLMAKLGRIPEKGDTLRLDMWRIQVEEVDGPRVVRVSVEPGAGPKPAAT from the coding sequence ATGGAATGGGTCTTCCTCGGCCTGGCCCTCCTGCTCGTGGTGGCCAACGGCTTCTTCGTGGCGACCGAGTTCGCCATCGTGAAGGTGCGCTCCACGCGCCTGCAGGCGCTCGCGGACGACGGGCGCCCCGGCGCGGCCAACGCCCTCAAGATGACCGAGCGGCTGGACGCGTACCTCTCCGCCACGCAGTTCGGCATCACGCTCGCCTCGCTGGGGCTGGGCTGGCTCGGTGAGCCCGCCTTCGCGCACCTGGTCGAGCCGCTGATTGCGCGCGTGGTGCCCGCGAGCGCGGCGGAAGGCCTGAGCCACTCCATCGCGGTGGCCATCGGCTTCGCCATCATCACCTTCCTGCACATCGTGATGGGGGAGCTCGCGCCCAAGAGCCTCGCCATCCAGCGCGCGGAGGCCGTGACGCTGGGCGTGGCGCTGCCGATGCGCGCCTTCTACTTCGTCTTCTACCCGGGCATCTGGCTGCTCAACGGGATGGCCGGCAAGGTGCTGCGCCTCTTCGGCCTGGAGCAGGCGGGCGAGAGCCACGAGGCGCACAACGAGGACGAGCTGCGCGTCATCCTCCACAGCTCCGCGCAGGCGGGCGCCATCACCACGGCGCGCGCCGAGCTGCTCGAGCGCGCGCTGGAGATGGCCCAGAAGACGGCGCGCCAGGTGATGGTCCCGCGCAGCCAGGTGCGCTACCTCGACCTCGAGGAGAGCCTGGAGAAGAACATCGCGGATGCGCGCGCGGCCGGGCACACCTGGCAGCCGGTGTGCCGCGGGGACATGGACCACGTGGAGGGGATGGTCAACGCGAAGGACCTCTTCTTCCTCCTCAGCCGCGACGAGCTGCGCACGCTCGCGCAGGTGCAGCGCCCGGTGCTCTTCGTGCCCGAGACGGCCACGCTCGAGCAGCTGCTGAGTGAGTTCCGCCGCCGCCGCCGCCAGATGGCGCTGGTGGTGGACGAGCACGGAGGCACCAGCGGCCTCGTCACGCTCGCGGACGTGGTCGCAGAGGTCGTGGGCGACGTGGCGGAGCTGGGCCGGCGCGTGGGCGAGGTGCGCGTGCTGCCCGGCGGGCGCCTCGAGCTGCCCGGCACCACGCAGCTCGACGACCTCGAGGACCGCCTGGACGTCTCCTTCGAGCTGGACGAGGACGAGGAGGGCGAGGTCACCACCATCGGCGGCTACCTCATGGCCAAGCTGGGCCGCATCCCCGAGAAGGGGGACACCCTGCGCCTGGACATGTGGCGCATCCAGGTGGAGGAGGTGGACGGGCCGCGCGTGGTGCGCGTGAGCGTGGAGCCCGGCGCGGGGCCCAAGCCCGCGGCGACGTAG
- the prfA gene encoding peptide chain release factor 1: MIDKLEEVERRFERLTADLSNPETLGDSAKLQKVSKERAGLEKLVDTFRTYRSVLQDLAQVEEWLATGGPDEKAMAREELPGLKEKRDALEAELKILLLPKDPNDEKDVILEIRAGAGGDEAGLFAQEVLQMYLRYADRRGWKADIVDMSAGGAGGVKDVTVTLSGDQVFSSLKYESGVHRVQRVPATEAQGRIHTSTITVSVMPEAEDVDIHINPSDIEMQVMRSTGAGGQSVNTTDSAVRLIHHPTGIVVKCQQEKSQTKNRAQAMRMLRAKLYELEQERIQSERDSMRKGQVGTGDRSEKIRTYNFPQDRLTDHRIGLTRHNLPAIMAGDIEDLVTACRTFFQAAALKEQTGAPKPPSA; encoded by the coding sequence ATGATTGACAAGCTTGAAGAGGTGGAGCGCCGGTTCGAGCGCCTCACGGCCGACCTGTCGAACCCCGAGACGCTCGGCGATTCGGCGAAGCTCCAGAAGGTGTCCAAGGAGCGCGCCGGGCTGGAGAAGCTCGTCGACACGTTCCGCACCTACCGGAGCGTGCTGCAGGACCTCGCCCAGGTGGAGGAGTGGCTCGCCACCGGCGGCCCGGACGAGAAGGCCATGGCGCGCGAGGAGCTGCCCGGGCTGAAGGAGAAGCGCGACGCGCTCGAGGCGGAGCTCAAGATCCTCCTGCTGCCGAAGGACCCGAACGACGAGAAGGACGTCATCCTGGAGATCCGCGCGGGCGCCGGCGGCGACGAGGCCGGCCTCTTCGCCCAGGAGGTCCTCCAGATGTACCTGCGCTACGCGGACCGGCGCGGCTGGAAGGCGGACATCGTGGACATGAGCGCCGGGGGCGCGGGCGGCGTGAAGGACGTCACCGTCACGCTCTCGGGCGACCAGGTGTTCAGCAGCCTCAAGTACGAGAGCGGCGTGCACCGGGTGCAGCGCGTGCCTGCGACGGAGGCGCAAGGGCGCATCCACACCTCCACCATCACCGTGAGCGTGATGCCCGAGGCCGAGGACGTGGACATCCACATCAACCCCTCGGACATCGAGATGCAGGTGATGCGCTCCACGGGCGCGGGCGGCCAGAGCGTGAACACCACCGACTCGGCGGTGCGCCTCATCCACCACCCCACGGGCATCGTGGTGAAGTGCCAGCAGGAGAAGAGCCAGACGAAGAACCGCGCCCAGGCGATGCGCATGCTGCGCGCGAAGCTCTACGAGCTCGAGCAGGAGCGCATCCAGAGCGAGCGCGACAGCATGCGCAAGGGCCAGGTGGGCACCGGCGACCGCAGCGAGAAGATCCGCACCTACAACTTCCCGCAGGACCGGCTCACGGACCACCGCATCGGGCTCACGCGCCACAACCTGCCTGCCATCATGGCCGGGGACATCGAGGACCTCGTCACCGCCTGCCGCACCTTCTTCCAGGCCGCAGCGCTCAAGGAGCAGACCGGCGCGCCGAAGCCGCCCAGCGCATGA
- a CDS encoding RNA polymerase sigma factor — MPKPRPARPLPPAPPRFLAWLSELVHAQRARLVRQVRREGLSAEDALECVQEAFSSFLTLPQARQLVEVPEDAAKLLSVLARNLARNRRRLHAVARTHAPAELAALPSEGPSVDALIAAAEAHAAAVGCVAHLGEVQRRVVTLRLLDEVPGEDVARLLGTSAGNVAVLLHRAKGQLRTCMASAGYREA, encoded by the coding sequence ATGCCGAAGCCCCGCCCTGCGCGTCCCCTGCCGCCCGCCCCTCCCCGCTTCCTCGCCTGGCTCAGCGAGCTCGTGCACGCGCAGCGCGCCCGCCTCGTGCGCCAGGTGCGCCGCGAGGGCCTGAGCGCCGAGGACGCGCTGGAGTGCGTGCAGGAGGCCTTCAGCAGCTTCCTCACCCTGCCCCAGGCCCGCCAGCTCGTGGAGGTGCCCGAGGATGCGGCGAAGCTGCTCAGCGTGCTCGCGCGAAACCTCGCCCGCAATCGCCGGCGCCTCCACGCGGTCGCACGCACGCACGCGCCCGCCGAGCTCGCCGCGCTCCCTTCGGAGGGGCCGTCGGTGGACGCGCTGATCGCCGCGGCGGAGGCGCACGCGGCGGCGGTGGGCTGCGTCGCGCACCTGGGCGAGGTGCAGCGCCGGGTGGTGACGCTGCGGCTGCTGGACGAGGTGCCCGGCGAGGACGTGGCGCGCCTCTTGGGCACGAGCGCGGGCAACGTGGCGGTGCTGCTGCACCGGGCGAAGGGCCAGCTGCGCACCTGCATGGCGAGCGCCGGCTACCGGGAGGCCTAG
- a CDS encoding PaaI family thioesterase: MSPPLRSRTFHWSDPAALTLAARDTDGLSFLRALIARGPDEGSAPSAQCLGFRLVEAERGRAVFELTPAEFHYNPLSTVHGGILSTLCDSAMGAAVHSTLAPGEGYTTLELKVSFLRPVTAATGPVRCEGTLLSRGSRVSSAQASLRDAAGTLLAHATSTCLVFPAPQR; encoded by the coding sequence ATGAGCCCTCCCCTCCGCAGCCGCACCTTCCACTGGTCCGATCCCGCCGCCCTCACCCTTGCCGCCCGGGACACGGACGGCCTCTCCTTCCTGCGCGCCCTCATCGCGCGAGGCCCGGACGAGGGCTCGGCCCCTTCCGCGCAGTGCCTCGGCTTCCGGCTCGTGGAGGCGGAGCGCGGCCGCGCGGTGTTCGAGCTCACCCCGGCGGAGTTCCACTACAACCCGCTGAGCACGGTGCACGGCGGCATCCTCAGCACCCTGTGCGACTCCGCGATGGGCGCCGCGGTGCACTCCACGCTCGCGCCCGGCGAGGGCTACACCACGCTGGAGCTGAAGGTGAGCTTCCTGCGCCCGGTGACGGCGGCCACGGGCCCCGTGCGCTGCGAGGGGACGCTGCTCTCGCGAGGCAGCCGGGTGAGCAGCGCCCAGGCAAGCCTGCGCGACGCGGCAGGCACGCTGCTCGCGCACGCCACCAGCACCTGCCTCGTCTTCCCCGCGCCACAGCGCTAG